A stretch of Haemophilus influenzae DNA encodes these proteins:
- the rluC gene encoding 23S rRNA pseudouridine(955/2504/2580) synthase RluC: protein MTKQNEKIINSSVKMLTISEDESGQRIDNYLLAKLKGVPKSLIYRIVRKGEVRVNKGRIKPEYKLQTGDVVRIPPVRVAEKNDVPISKNLNKVAALENQILFEDDCLIILNKPSGIAVHGGSGLNFGVIEALRALRPEARFLELVHRLDRDTSGILLIAKKRSALRNLHEQLRVKTVQKDYLALVRGQWQSHIKVIQASLLKNELSSGERIVRVSEQGKPSETRFSIEERYINATLVKASPVTGRTHQIRVHTQYAGHPIALDDKYGDKDFDKQMNELGLNRLFLHAFSIRFEHPKNGETLRFNAPLDHQMKAILQKLRESK, encoded by the coding sequence AAAAAATCATTAATTCATCCGTAAAAATGCTGACAATTAGTGAAGATGAAAGTGGACAACGAATTGATAATTATTTATTAGCAAAACTCAAAGGTGTACCCAAAAGTTTAATTTATCGCATTGTGCGTAAAGGCGAAGTGCGAGTAAACAAAGGCAGAATTAAACCAGAATATAAATTGCAAACAGGCGATGTTGTACGCATTCCACCTGTGCGTGTGGCTGAAAAAAATGATGTGCCGATTTCAAAAAATCTCAATAAAGTTGCCGCACTTGAAAACCAAATTTTGTTTGAAGATGATTGCTTGATTATTTTAAATAAACCCTCAGGAATCGCGGTGCATGGCGGAAGTGGTTTAAATTTTGGTGTGATTGAAGCCTTACGAGCATTACGCCCAGAAGCACGCTTTTTAGAACTGGTTCATCGTTTAGATCGCGATACATCAGGCATTTTATTAATTGCCAAAAAACGTTCAGCATTACGCAATTTGCACGAACAACTTCGCGTCAAAACCGTTCAAAAAGATTATTTAGCGTTAGTACGTGGGCAATGGCAATCCCATATAAAAGTTATTCAAGCCTCTCTTTTGAAAAATGAATTATCTAGCGGAGAGCGCATTGTGCGTGTCAGCGAGCAAGGAAAACCATCTGAAACCCGCTTCAGCATTGAAGAACGCTATATAAATGCTACGCTTGTGAAGGCTTCACCAGTCACAGGGCGAACCCATCAAATTCGTGTGCATACACAATATGCTGGGCATCCTATTGCATTAGATGATAAATACGGCGATAAAGATTTTGATAAACAAATGAATGAATTAGGATTAAATCGTTTGTTTTTGCACGCTTTTTCAATTCGGTTTGAACACCCTAAAAATGGCGAAACACTACGTTTCAATGCACCACTAGATCATCAAATGAAAGCAATTTTGCAAAAGTTGCGGGAAAGCAAATAG
- the hfq gene encoding RNA chaperone Hfq, translating into MAKGQSLQDPYLNALRRERIPVSIYLVNGIKLQGQIESFDQFVILLKNTVNQMVYKHAISTVVPARSVSHHNNNHHTAPTEAVENVETQAE; encoded by the coding sequence ATGGCAAAAGGACAATCTTTACAAGATCCTTATTTAAATGCGCTTCGTCGTGAACGCATTCCTGTATCAATTTACCTTGTAAACGGAATTAAACTTCAAGGTCAAATTGAATCATTCGATCAATTCGTGATTTTATTAAAAAACACAGTGAACCAAATGGTATATAAACACGCAATTTCAACGGTTGTACCTGCTCGTTCAGTTTCGCATCACAATAATAATCATCATACTGCTCCAACAGAAGCAGTTGAAAACGTGGAAACTCAAGCAGAGTAA
- a CDS encoding sigma 54-interacting transcriptional regulator, giving the protein MTISKFDPQKPFDCFVVQSEAMKSAVENAKRFAMFDVPLLIQGETGTGKDLLAKACHYQSLRRDKKFIAVNCAGLPDEDAESEMFGRKVGDSETIGFFEYANEGTVLLDGIAELSLGLQAKLLRFLTDGSFRRVGEEKEHYANVRVICTSQVPLHLLVEQGKVRADLFHRLNVLTINVPALRNRVADIEPLAQGFLQEISEELKIAKPTFDKDFLLYLQKYDWKGNVRELYNTLYRACSLVQDNHLTIESLNLAPPQSAVISLDEFGNKTLDEIIGSYEAQVLKLFYAEYPSTRKLAQRLGVSHTAIANKLKQYGIGK; this is encoded by the coding sequence ATGACGATTTCTAAATTTGATCCTCAAAAACCCTTCGATTGTTTTGTTGTACAAAGTGAAGCGATGAAAAGTGCGGTAGAAAACGCGAAACGTTTTGCTATGTTTGATGTGCCTTTGTTAATTCAAGGCGAAACGGGGACAGGAAAGGATTTGTTAGCGAAAGCCTGCCATTATCAGAGTTTACGTCGAGATAAAAAATTTATCGCAGTAAACTGTGCAGGATTGCCTGATGAAGATGCGGAAAGTGAAATGTTTGGTCGAAAAGTTGGCGACAGTGAAACCATTGGTTTTTTTGAATACGCAAATGAGGGTACAGTTTTACTCGATGGTATTGCTGAACTTTCATTGGGTTTGCAGGCTAAATTATTGCGTTTTTTAACGGATGGATCTTTCCGTCGAGTAGGCGAAGAAAAGGAGCATTATGCAAATGTGCGCGTGATTTGCACATCACAGGTTCCACTCCATTTGCTTGTTGAGCAAGGTAAAGTTCGTGCTGATTTATTTCATCGCTTAAATGTTCTCACTATTAATGTGCCTGCATTACGCAATCGCGTTGCAGATATTGAGCCACTGGCACAAGGTTTTTTACAGGAAATCAGTGAAGAATTAAAAATTGCAAAACCAACTTTCGATAAAGATTTTCTTCTTTATTTGCAGAAATATGATTGGAAAGGGAATGTTCGTGAGCTTTATAACACCCTTTATCGTGCCTGCTCTCTGGTACAAGATAATCATTTGACTATCGAAAGTTTAAATCTTGCTCCGCCACAAAGTGCGGTAATTTCTTTGGATGAATTTGGAAATAAAACCTTAGATGAAATCATCGGATCTTATGAAGCACAAGTTCTAAAATTATTTTATGCAGAATATCCAAGCACGCGAAAATTAGCTCAACGTTTAGGCGTTTCCCATACTGCGATTGCGAATAAATTGAAACAATATGGAATTGGAAAATAA
- the mepM gene encoding murein DD-endopeptidase MepM has protein sequence MPVQHVKLARDRRKKRTYIKVGVFFVAILLILTGILLTIKDKSEENPIFSTSDSGEYHELNTSPNKNSTALQPDEDATSYDDELQAKDDEVDEVKLSSDDLGTLPQHAQDALNGLLDAADQAIRITDQFSYTVTEGDTLKDVLVLSGLDDSSVQPLIKLDPELAHLKAGQQFYWILNKNDNLEYLNWLVSEKEERIYERLEDGKFKRQVIEKKSIWRKEVLKGEIQNSLNSSLREQGLDTRQISQLSNALQWQVSLRKLKKGTQFAILVSREYLGDKLTGQGNVEALRISSGGKNYYAVQAANGRYYNQQGETLGKGFARYPLQRQARVSSPFNPNRRHPVTGRVRPHKGVDFSVSQGTPVIAPADGTVEKVAYQAGGAGRYVMLRHGREYQTVYMHLSKSLVKAGQTVKKGERIALSGNTGISTGPHLHYEFRINGRAVNPLTVKLPGTSSGMSSAERKQFLVRVREAEKMLKP, from the coding sequence ATGCCAGTGCAACACGTAAAATTAGCTCGAGATAGACGAAAAAAACGCACATATATAAAAGTAGGCGTGTTTTTTGTTGCTATTCTGCTTATTTTGACAGGCATTTTACTTACAATAAAAGACAAATCTGAAGAAAATCCCATATTTTCCACCTCTGACAGTGGGGAATATCACGAGTTAAATACATCGCCAAATAAAAATTCCACCGCACTTCAACCTGATGAAGATGCCACCTCTTATGATGATGAACTGCAAGCAAAAGATGATGAAGTTGATGAAGTAAAACTATCTTCAGATGATCTCGGTACTTTACCTCAACACGCACAAGACGCACTCAATGGTTTATTAGACGCGGCCGATCAAGCCATAAGAATTACTGATCAATTTAGCTATACGGTAACCGAAGGGGATACGTTAAAAGATGTTTTAGTTTTATCTGGTTTAGATGATTCATCAGTACAACCGTTGATTAAGCTTGATCCCGAATTAGCCCACTTAAAAGCAGGTCAGCAATTTTACTGGATTTTAAATAAAAATGATAACTTGGAATATTTAAATTGGCTGGTTTCTGAAAAAGAAGAACGTATTTATGAACGTCTCGAAGATGGGAAATTTAAACGCCAAGTTATTGAAAAGAAAAGTATTTGGCGAAAAGAAGTATTAAAAGGCGAGATTCAAAATTCTTTAAATAGTAGTTTAAGAGAACAAGGTCTTGATACGCGACAAATTAGCCAACTTAGTAACGCCTTACAATGGCAAGTGAGTTTACGAAAACTAAAAAAAGGCACTCAATTTGCCATTTTAGTTTCTCGTGAATATTTAGGCGATAAACTTACAGGTCAAGGTAATGTTGAAGCGTTACGTATTTCATCTGGTGGTAAAAATTATTATGCAGTGCAAGCGGCAAATGGTCGTTATTATAATCAGCAAGGGGAAACTTTAGGCAAAGGTTTTGCTCGTTATCCATTGCAGCGACAAGCGCGAGTTTCCTCCCCTTTTAATCCAAATCGTCGCCATCCAGTAACAGGACGTGTTCGTCCCCATAAAGGCGTGGATTTCTCTGTTTCTCAAGGCACACCAGTTATTGCACCAGCAGATGGTACAGTTGAAAAGGTCGCTTATCAGGCTGGCGGTGCTGGGCGTTATGTTATGTTGCGTCACGGGCGTGAATATCAAACTGTTTATATGCACTTGAGCAAATCCTTAGTAAAAGCAGGGCAAACCGTTAAAAAAGGCGAACGTATTGCGCTTTCTGGTAACACGGGCATTTCTACGGGGCCGCATTTACATTATGAATTTCGTATTAACGGTCGAGCAGTGAATCCTCTTACTGTTAAATTACCCGGTACTAGCAGCGGTATGAGTTCAGCTGAACGTAAACAATTCCTTGTTCGTGTTCGTGAAGCAGAAAAAATGTTAAAACCTTAG